One segment of Gordonia terrae DNA contains the following:
- a CDS encoding lipid-transfer protein — MTNVCISGVGIMPFTKPGKSQTYDQMGATAARAALADAGLDYSDVQQAYVGYVYGDSTSGQNALYEIGMSGIPVVNVNNNCSTGSSALWLARQAVAAGTADCVLALGFEQMQPGALVNAYGDRPSPTERGEKIAQSRPDGDAPAPMAAKMFGGAGIEYMDRHGVTAEVFGRVSVKARTHAGRNPLAVFRDPIDLDTVMTSKQIWGPLTLLMCCPPTNGAAAAIVCSEEFARARGIDASVRLRAQSMVTDVPGTFDTTDMMRVAGYDMTAKAAAEVYELSGVDPLDIPVVELHDCFSTNEVITYEGLGLTPEGTAEKFVLDGDNTYGGRVVTNPSGGLLSKGHPLGATGLAQCAELVWQLRGQAGDRQVEGARLALQHNLGLGGACVVSLYEKVS, encoded by the coding sequence ATGACGAATGTCTGCATCAGCGGTGTAGGGATAATGCCCTTCACCAAGCCGGGCAAGAGCCAGACCTATGACCAGATGGGCGCAACCGCCGCGCGCGCGGCGCTCGCCGACGCGGGACTGGACTACTCCGACGTGCAACAGGCCTATGTGGGCTATGTCTACGGCGATTCGACATCCGGGCAGAACGCGCTGTACGAGATCGGCATGAGCGGCATCCCGGTCGTCAACGTCAACAACAACTGCTCGACCGGTTCGAGCGCCCTGTGGTTGGCTCGCCAGGCCGTCGCCGCCGGCACCGCCGACTGCGTGCTCGCTCTGGGGTTCGAGCAGATGCAGCCCGGAGCGCTGGTCAACGCCTACGGCGATCGCCCCAGCCCCACCGAGCGTGGCGAGAAGATCGCGCAGTCGCGGCCCGACGGCGACGCGCCCGCACCCATGGCTGCCAAGATGTTCGGTGGCGCAGGCATCGAGTACATGGACCGTCACGGAGTCACGGCAGAGGTCTTCGGCCGTGTCTCGGTGAAGGCACGGACCCACGCCGGCCGGAATCCGCTGGCGGTGTTCCGCGATCCGATCGACCTCGACACTGTGATGACGTCGAAGCAGATCTGGGGACCCTTGACCCTGCTGATGTGCTGCCCGCCGACCAACGGCGCAGCCGCAGCCATCGTCTGCAGCGAGGAGTTCGCCCGCGCCCGGGGCATCGACGCCAGCGTCCGCCTCCGCGCGCAATCGATGGTGACCGACGTCCCCGGGACCTTCGACACCACCGACATGATGCGTGTAGCCGGCTACGACATGACCGCCAAAGCTGCGGCCGAAGTCTACGAGCTGTCCGGCGTCGATCCGCTCGACATCCCCGTCGTCGAACTGCACGACTGCTTCTCCACCAATGAGGTCATCACCTACGAAGGTCTCGGACTCACCCCAGAGGGCACCGCGGAGAAGTTCGTCCTCGACGGCGACAACACCTACGGCGGTCGCGTCGTGACCAACCCGTCCGGCGGCCTGTTGTCCAAGGGGCATCCACTCGGAGCCACGGGCCTCGCCCAGTGCGCCGAGTTGGTGTGGCAGTTGCGCGGCCAGGCCGGCGATCGCCAGGTCGAGGGCGCTCGTCTCGCCCTGCAGCACAATCTCGGACTGGGCGGTGCATGCGTCGTGAGTCTGTACGAGAAGGTGTCATGA
- a CDS encoding MaoC family dehydratase N-terminal domain-containing protein gives MPLDRAILDVESPTVVADIERGRIRQFATAIGECDPIHHDRDAAVAAGHPDVLAPPTFLFGLELENSDVFGDLAAHGVDLGTVLHGEQRFRYFADVHAGDTVGFATRYVDAYSKAGGALDFLVRRTTVSRGDEVVAELESVSVIRNPQEPT, from the coding sequence ATGCCTCTCGACCGAGCGATTCTCGACGTCGAGTCCCCTACCGTCGTCGCCGACATAGAACGCGGCCGTATCCGCCAGTTCGCCACCGCCATCGGCGAATGCGATCCGATCCATCACGACCGTGACGCCGCGGTCGCCGCCGGCCATCCCGACGTCCTCGCGCCGCCGACCTTCCTCTTCGGTCTCGAGCTGGAGAACTCCGACGTATTCGGCGACCTCGCGGCACACGGGGTCGACCTGGGTACGGTTCTCCACGGCGAACAGCGGTTCAGATACTTCGCCGACGTGCACGCAGGCGACACCGTCGGCTTCGCCACCCGTTACGTCGACGCCTACTCGAAAGCCGGGGGCGCCCTGGACTTCCTGGTGCGACGTACGACGGTGAGCCGCGGCGACGAGGTGGTCGCAGAACTCGAGAGCGTCAGCGTGATCAGAAATCCACAGGAACCGACATGA
- a CDS encoding SDR family NAD(P)-dependent oxidoreductase, with protein MSVQKLQDKVALVSGSGRGIGRAVAVKLASEGARVVVNDLDPEPAKEVVAEIESAGGQAVACIGSVTDPEFADRFVTTAVDNFGGVDIIVNNAGYTWDSVIQKMTDKQWADILDVHLTAPFRILRAAQPVISAAVKREREQGSVPCRKVVNISSTSGLLGNPGQANYSSAKAGMVGLTKTIAKEWGRYNVTSNAVAYGVISTRLTSVTTEAKTIKVEDRDIRVGMDPAVMEAATKGIALGRAGTVEEAAGAVYLLCSPESSYITGQVLVCGGGL; from the coding sequence GTGAGCGTGCAGAAACTGCAGGACAAAGTCGCGCTGGTATCGGGTTCGGGCCGAGGAATCGGCCGTGCGGTTGCCGTGAAGCTCGCTTCCGAGGGAGCTCGGGTGGTGGTCAACGACCTCGATCCAGAGCCGGCGAAAGAGGTTGTGGCCGAGATCGAGTCAGCAGGAGGGCAGGCGGTCGCCTGCATCGGCAGCGTCACCGACCCCGAATTCGCCGACCGTTTCGTGACGACCGCGGTGGACAACTTCGGCGGTGTCGACATCATCGTGAACAACGCCGGCTACACCTGGGACAGTGTGATCCAGAAGATGACCGACAAGCAGTGGGCCGACATCCTCGATGTGCATCTGACCGCGCCGTTCCGAATCCTGCGCGCCGCTCAACCGGTCATCAGCGCAGCGGTCAAACGGGAGCGCGAGCAGGGTTCGGTTCCCTGCCGCAAGGTCGTCAACATCTCCTCGACCTCGGGTCTGCTCGGCAACCCCGGCCAGGCGAACTATTCGTCGGCCAAAGCCGGAATGGTCGGCCTCACCAAGACCATCGCCAAGGAGTGGGGACGCTACAACGTGACCTCCAACGCGGTGGCCTACGGCGTGATCAGCACGCGTCTGACGTCGGTGACCACTGAGGCGAAGACGATCAAGGTCGAGGACCGCGACATCAGGGTCGGGATGGATCCGGCGGTGATGGAAGCGGCGACGAAGGGGATCGCCCTCGGACGTGCCGGAACGGTCGAGGAGG